The sequence below is a genomic window from Pleurocapsa sp. PCC 7327.
GTCGGTGTGCAACGGGCTTGTTATGCATTTTTCCCCAACGCACGAATATACTCTGAAACATCACTTCTCTCGAACGGACGACCATACATTGTTGTTGCAGGGAAATACTCGGCGGAAAGTTGTATGCTGGCTGCTACATCATGACCAAATGAATGGGCGATAAATGCAAGCATCATATCCATCCCTGCCGATACTCCACCGGAAGACCAGATATTGCCATCATGAACGAATCGCTCTTCAACAACTGTAACTTCTGGGTCTTCTCTCAGATGACTTAAAAATGCCCAATGTGTCGTAGCACGATGACCTTTAAATAGTCCAGCCTTCTGCATCAAAAAGCTACCAGTACAGACAGACAGTATAGCCTTGCAGCGATTGCTTTGCTCTTGTAGATAAGCAATGACGCTCGGATCTTCCATTGCGATTCTACTTCCACTGCCGCCCGGTACAAAGATAACATCAGGCGCTTCAGCTTCCGAAAAGTGTAC
It includes:
- a CDS encoding DJ-1/PfpI family protein, which encodes MNFQFLVFDHVEELDLVGSWEMVGLLAEQKQCSSPRLVTLNAMTPVGEHGMRFVADVHFSEAEAPDVIFVPGGSGSRIAMEDPSVIAYLQEQSNRCKAILSVCTGSFLMQKAGLFKGHRATTHWAFLSHLREDPEVTVVEERFVHDGNIWSSGGVSAGMDMMLAFIAHSFGHDVAASIQLSAEYFPATTMYGRPFERSDVSEYIRALGKNA